The proteins below come from a single Procambarus clarkii isolate CNS0578487 chromosome 26, FALCON_Pclarkii_2.0, whole genome shotgun sequence genomic window:
- the LOC123750068 gene encoding otolin-1-like — MNKKSQTEHSRIYSSRNTSGQKGSRDTSGQKGSRDTSGQKESRDTSGQYGSRDTSSQKGSRDTSGQKGSRDTSGQKGSRDTSGQKGSRDTSGQKGSRDTSGQKGSRDTSGQKGSRNTSGQKGSRDTSGQKGSRDTSGQKGSRDTSGQYGSRDTSSQKGSRDTSGQKGSRNTSGQKGSRNTSGQKGSRDNSGQKGSRDTSGQKGSRDTSGQKGSRDTSGQKGSRDTSGQYGSRDTSSQKGSRDTSGQ; from the coding sequence GTATATATAGCAGTAGGAACACCAGTGGTCAGAAGGGCagtagggacaccagtggtcagaagGGCagtagggacaccagtggtcagaaggaaagcagggacaccagtggtcagtacggcagcCGGGACACCAGCAGTCagaagggcagcagggacaccagtggtcagaagGGCagtagggacaccagtggtcagaagGGCagtagggacaccagtggtcagaagGGCagtagggacaccagtggtcagaagGGCagtagggacaccagtggtcagaagGGCagtagggacaccagtggtcagaagGGCAGTAGGAACACCAGTGGTCAGAAAGGAAGCAGAGACACCAGTGGTCagaagggcagcagggacaccagtggtcagaagGGCagtagggacaccagtggtcagtacggcagcCGGGACACCAGTAGTCagaagggcagcagggacaccagtggtcagaagGGCAGTAGGAACACCAGTGGTCAGAAGGGCAGTAGGAACACCAGTGGTCAGAAGGGCAGTAGGGACAACAGTGGTCAGAAGGGCagtagggacaccagtggtcagaagggaagcagggacaccagtggtcagaagggcagcagggacaccagtggtcagaagGGCagtagggacaccagtggtcagtacgggAGCCGGGACACCAGTAGTCagaagggcagcagggacaccagtggtcagtag